The Paraflavitalea devenefica DNA segment CCGATAAGCGCCAGGCAGTACTGGTTATTCCGCTCTTGTCTTTGATTTGGAGGCTGCCTGCTCGTAACTGGCATTGGGCTGCAGGCCAATGTATAGCTTAAAAAAATTATGGCCCCAGTTGGTGGCGGCGGCTTTTACCCAACCTCCGCTTGTAAAGGCGCTGAATGCTGTGATATAATCAAACTGGAAAGTGGAGTTACGGGGAACGTCTTTTATCACAGCCGTTACTTTCCGGTCTTCAAAGTTATCGATGCGGATCATTTTGTTGAGGGGATCTGCATCGCCAAATAAAGCTTTGGCAGTCGATTCAGTGAGTACAATGGAATAAGGATCTTTCAAAGCCGTAGCTGCATTGCCTTTCAGAACAGAGAACTGAAATATTTTCAGGAAGTCGTCCCCACCTATCATGCC contains these protein-coding regions:
- a CDS encoding ABC transporter permease is translated as MFSNYFKTAWRSLLHNKAYSILNILGLATGMAVALLIGLWVYDQSSYDRFLPGYEQAYQVRFNYNNNGEIHTQDGVCLPLAEALKNDIPEVAWATPAFGPVDNVLGLGDKRLRPKGMIGGDDFLKIFQFSVLKGNAATALKDPYSIVLTESTAKALFGDADPLNKMIRIDNFEDRKVTAVIKDVPRNSTFQFDYITAFSAFTSGGWVKAAATNWGHNFFKLYIGLQPNASYEQAASKSKTRAE